GATGCAAGACCATATACTTCATACTTCGAATCTCATATTCCAATGGCATATCCAATGGATGACGAATTATTCAGTAAGAAGTATCTATCTACAATGCCAACTGACAAGTCAACAGAAATCATTATTTATTGCGGTGGCTTCTTCTGCAGCAAGAGCCATAATGTTGCAAAGGAATTGACAGCTCTTGGTTACACAAATGTAAAAGTATTAGCTGGAGGACTACCAGCATGGAAAGAAGCAAAGCTTCCTACATTTGGCACAGCTACTGGCGGAGTAAGCTTTGATATCAATGCAGGCAAGAAAGACCCAGGTTTAACTCCTATAGATTGGAAAGCTGCTTATGATAAAGGTGGAGTAATCGTAGTAGATGTACGTACTGCTGATGAGCGTGCAGCTGGTGCAATCCCTAATTCAATTCACATTCCAAGTGGAGAAATCAATGCGAGTCCAGCAGTCATTGCTGAAAAAATTGCAGATAAGAACGCTACAATTCTAATTCATTGCGCATCTGGTGCACGTGCAGCTGGCGTAATTGATAAGTTTTTAGATCAAGGATATAAGAATGCTGTGTACTTAAAGACAGGAATTAAAATTGCTGCCGATGGGACATTCTCATTCTAATCCAGGAAATCAATCTATAAATCAATCTATGTTCGCGGCGCCATCTCCCATTTATAGAATGGGAGTTTTGGTAAAGCCGTTGAGAAAAACTAATCATTGGGGGAAAGCAACATGTTCAAACAAAATAAAGCATTTAAGTCGTTGTTAATTGCATTGTCATTGATTTTAGCAGTAACTCTTGTTGGTTGTGGCAAAACTGCTGAACCAGTACAACAGACACCAGCTCCTGTAGCAACTCCGGAACCAGCACCAGCACCAGCTCCAGAGAAACCTAAATTAAAGGCAGAAGATGTAGTTCTTGAGCGCGCGAAAGACTTTGCTGCTGCTCGTCATGCAGGTCAGTCGTATATGATTGCAGCGAAAGACGCTTCTGAAAAAATTGCTGCAGGTAATATCTTTGTTCTTGATGTTCGTTCTGCTGAGGACTTTGAAAAGGGTCACATTGCAGGTGCTTTTAACGTAAGTTTCGTAGGTGGAGAATTAGCAACATTACTAGATCGCCTCCCACAAGACAAGGAAATCTATGTATTATGCTATTCAGGTCAACAAGCGAACCAAGTAAATGCAGCGTTAAATGTTGCTGGCTTCAATTCTAAAGCAATCACAGGTGGTGCAGGAAGTTGGACGAAGGCAGAGCTTACTCTCCCTGAGACAGGTGCAAATCCTTTATCAGCAGCGCCAGCAGCATCAGAGCCTACAACAGATGCGGATAAGTTAGCTTGGGAAAAGGTTGAAGGGTATCTAGGGTCGGTTATAAGTGCGGAAACAAGCAATTTCATTGCTCCAGCTAAATTACACGAAGAATTAACTGCAAGTGCAGATAAGTACTATGTAGTCGACATCCGTGTACCTAAAGCAGATAACTATGATCAAGGTCATATTGAAGGTTCACATTTCTACTCATGGGAAGACATGGAGAAAAAAATGGCTGAATTCCCTATGGATAAGAAGATTGTCGTAGGATGCTGGTCTGGTAACAATGCAGGTCAGGCAGTAGCGTTACTTCGTATGAACGGATACGATGCTCATTTGCTTACAAGTGGAATTGATAACGGCTGGTTACAAAAAACTAAGCCAGAAGCAGAAAGAAAGCCTCTACCATTAGTGAAATAAGGAGATGACCCAATGAAAAAAATCATTACGGTTGCAGTGGCGGCACTCATAACAATGGGAATCGCTACCTATGATGTGCAGGTTGTAGAAGCTTCACCATGTGAAGTGGATACGCCGGCACCAGCAAAGCCAGCAACACCGGCACCAGCACCGGCACCAGCAAAGCCAGCAACACCGGCACCGGCGCCAGCAAAACCAGCAACACCAGCGCCAACACCTGCAGCCACTCCAGCTGTCACAACAGCAGCGAAAGTGCCTGTGACGAATGTTGATTTCAAATTCCTAGGAAAGCCTGGTAAAGCATCGATTGTCATTATTGACAAAGAGGTTTACGTAAGCGTTCGATCATTTGCACAAGCACTAGGATCAGATGTAGGTTGGGATGCAAATTCCAAGCAAGTTGTGATTAAAGGTGACGTAATAGGCACTCCACTTGAAATTAGGGGTCAAAGTGGTCAAAAAGGCATTACTGTAAATAAAAAATTGTTTGTTATGCAAAGAGCTGTAACAAATGTTGATGGCACTTTATATGTGCGAGCTCACTGCATTGCAGGCATTACAGGTTCCATCATGAAATCGCCTGTAAAAGTAACATTTGCGAAAAATGTGCTAGAGTTTAAAGAATAGATTGAACCCCCCTTCGTGGGGGTTTTTCACTTGTACTATCAGAAAGTATAAATTTTTTTATGTAGATAGTATAAGTGCAACTAAGGCATTCTCACGGCGAATGCCAAGTTGTCTTTAGCGAAAGTCAGGTTTTCTAAAAAAAACAATCGAGAAGAAACGGGGAGTGTAACTTGAAGGAGAAAAGTTACGAAATTTTAACGAAGTGTATACGATTAACAGTTATCATGCTTCTCTTGTTGAGTCTGACAATGGTAGGCTGCAACAAACAAGGTCAAGAGACAAAGGCAGAATTATCGCCTGTAAAACAAGAGCAACCGAACACTTCAGCTGCGAGTCAAGAGCTTAAAGTAGATGAATTCGCAATTCTTCAAGCAGCAGCACAGGAATATGTGCAACGCCCGCTAATGCTAATGTCTACCGATGAAGTTTATCAGAAAGCAGTAGTGGAGAAAAATAGCGAGTATCAATTAATAAGCACGCGCTATGAAGAGGATTATAATAGAGGGCATATAGAAGGTGCAGAGTGGATTACGCGCACTGAGTTTGCGAAGGAAGAAACGCTTAATAGAATTGACAAAAACCGTAAGACAATATTATATTGCTATACGGCTAGTGGTGCCACGTATGTATCTGCAATGCTGAATCTTATGGGCTATGAAGCGTACGGAATGAGCATTGGCATGACAGAATGGACTGCCAATAGAGAAGTAGCTGGGACACAAAGAACACCTGTGGCTATCGAGAATTATCCGATTGAATCTGCTGAATATCAACTCCAACAAACATACCCGTTACCTAAATTAACGACAGGAAAAACGAGCGTAGAAGAAATTGTACATGAAATGGGAATGAATTATTTTGCTTCGGGTAAGGCAAGGTGGATTAGTGCCGAAGAGATAAAAGTGGCTTATGACACGGATGCGTTAGAAGAGTTTATATTAATTGACGTAAGGGACAAGAGTAAATATGATAAAGGGCATGTTCCAAAAGCAGTCAACATTGCGTATCGTCAGACAATGGATATGACGAACCTACAAAAACTTCCGACGGACAAAAAACTTATTATCATTAGTGAAGATGGACAATCCGCTACACAAATCGCAGCGTTGTATAGTTTCTTGGGTTATGACGCACGTACGATGTTGTATGGCATGTTGGCCTGGTCAAATGACCCCAATGTTGTAGGAACGAGTTTATGGAAGGGTCCACGCAATTATCCTTGGGTTGGCAGTGTAAAACCGTAAGTATAGAATATTTTGAACGTGAGCAGGAAAAGTTGGTCTTGAAGCCGAATTGATTACTACAGATATATGAGACTTCTATTAGGTGTGATTGAATGCAAGTACAACGAAAGCTTCCAGATTTTTTTCTGTTAACAATAGCTCTATTACTGACTGGCTTTGGACTTGTAGCTGTGTATAGTGCAAGTTTTGCTATAGGATATGAGAATTACCATAATGCAAATTTCTTTTTTGTGAAACAGTTGATGTGGGCAACCCTGGGTATTGGAGTTTTGTTCTTTACGATGAATATCCCTTATAATTTTTTCAGGAAGCTATCACCACTGATGTTCTTGGGTGTGTTCGTGCTATTAGTATTGTTAATTATACCTGGAGTAGGGATTGAAAGGAACTATGCGACTCGATGGATTGGGATTGGGCCATTGGTAGTGCAGCCTTCAGAAGTTCTGAAAGTTGTCATATGTTTGTATTTCCCGTATTTAATAACTAAGAAGATTGATGTTTTAGACGATTTCAAAAAAGGTGTTATGCCGATTATTGTCTTGATGGGTGTTTGTTTTCTATTGATTATGGTGCAGCCTGATTTTAGTACAGCAGCAATGATTGCCTTTTTAACTGTCGCCTTATTGTTCGCGGCAGGCGTGCGAATTAAGCATCTGTTTGGAGTTGCTCTTGCGGGAGTTCCGTTCTTGTTGTTGATGGCTATATTTAAACCTTACCGTGTAAAGCGGTTATTTACGTTTTTCAACCCAGAACAAGCGGATCAGCTCAAAGAGGGCTATCAAATTATGCACTCTTTATATGCATTTGCTAACGGGGGAATTACCGGTGTCGGTTTCGGGGCAGGGCTACAGAAGTTATTCTATTTGCCAGAGCCACATACCGACTTTATCTTTGCTATTATTGGTGAGGAGTTAGGCTTGATCGGTACAATTGCTATTATTATATTATTTGCGCTGTTCTTTTGGCGTGGATTATTCATAGCTTCTCGAAGTGAAGAACTATATGCGAAGCTAGCAGCAATTGGGATTACGGTTATGATTTCTTTTCAGGCCTTCGTCAATATGGGGATTACTGTTGGATTACTACCTGTTACGGGGATGACGCTTCCCTTTATTAGTTACGGTGGGTCGTCGCTACTTATTACTTTGTTTGCTACCGGGATTTTGCTAAATATATCTCGTTACATTAATAGAAATTAGAATATGTGAGTGAAACATGGCGGCACCTATTTCCTATTTATATGAAAAACTTAAATATTTTACGAGAAATGGTTTGACATCACTAGAAGTTTGGATACAATAGTGAATGAATATGTTTTATAGGATTGATTAGGAAGGACGTGTCAGGATGTTAGATGATTTTAAAGTTCTTATGACGGACGAAGAAGTGCAGAACGCTTCATATGTTGATTTAGCATATGAGATTCTTCGTTCATCAGGGAATACATTTCATTATAAAGACCTACTATTAGAGATTGGTCGTCGTAAAGGACTTGCTCAGGAGAACTTGGAGAACGTGATGGCGACAATCTATTCAGAAATTAATATAGATGGTCGATTTGTAGCGGCAGGGCAGAATGTATGGGGACTTAAGCGTTGGTACCCATCAGAAAAGCAATCGAAGACAGGTCCTATTCCGAAGCGCTTTAAGCGTAATGATGATGACTATGATGATTATGACTTAGATGACGACTTCTATATGGATGATGATTATTCACCAGACATAGAAGATGAAGATAATGACATCAATGATGGATTTGATGATATTGATGCGATTGATGATGATGCAGATGATTTTGTTATCGGTACAGATGATGAGGATGTACCAGCAGACCTTGAGGATGATTTAGATGAAGATTTGGCGGATGAATTAGATCCTGACTTGGATGATGATTTTAATGATGATGATGTAGACGACGAAGATGAATTATTCGAAGATGACGAAGATGATGATAGATAATATCAAATAGAGGTGCAAGGATTCTTGTGCCTTTTTTTATTTTCATATGCCCATTCTTTACATCTTGACACTCCAGTAGAGAATCGGTAAGATATGCGAAGGGATTATCGCAAGGGGGATATTTTATGACGAAATATATATTTGTAACGGGCGGCGTTGTTTCTTCATTAGGGAAGGGTATAACGGCGGCTTCTTTAGGCCGATTACTGAAAAATCGCGGATTGCGAGTTATTATTCAAAAGTTTGACCCATACATCAACGTGGATCCGGGAACGATGAGTCCATATCAACATGGGGAAGTATTCGTTACAGACGATGGTGCGGAAACGGATTTAGACTTAGGTCATTACGAGCGCTTCATTGATGTGAACTTATCGAAATTTAACAACGTAACATCTGGGAAAGTCTACTGGTCGGTAATCACCAAGGAACGTAAAGGGGATTACCTTGGAGGCACAGTTCAAGTCATTCCGCATATTACGAATGAAATCAAAGAACGGATTTTCATGGCGGCGAAAGAAACCAATCCTGATGTAGTAATCACAGAAATCGGGGGCACTGTTGGTGACATTGAGAGCTTACCTTTCTTAGAGGCGATTCGCCAAATTAAAAGTAATATTGGAAGAGAAAATGTAATGTATATTCATGTTACATTGCTACCATTCTTACAAAAAGCTGGGGAAATTAAGACGAAGCCGACACAACATAGTGTGAAAGAACTTCGTAGCATTGGTATTCAGCCAACGGTAATCGTAACTCGTACGGAGCAGAAAATTTCTGATGAACTGAAAGCGAAATTAGCACAATTCTGTGACATTGACCAGAAGGCTGTGATTCAGGCTTGTGATGCGGAAACTCTCTATGAAGTTCCGTTAAACCTTCAAGAAGAAGGATTAGATGAATATGTCGTGCAGTATTTAGGTTTGAAATGCGAGAAGAAAGCCGATATGCAAGAGTGGAAGCAGTTAGTCGATCGCGTGAAGAATTTACAGAAGACAGTTCGAATTGCCATTGTTGGGAAGTACGTGGCACTTCATGACGCGTATTTAAGTGTGGCAGAGGCGTTGAATCATGCGGGTATTCATCACGACTATAAGGTTGAAATTGAATGGGTCCACTCAGAAGACGTGACCAAAGAAACAGTGGCTACGTACTTGAAGGGTGTGGATGGAATCCTAGTACCTGGTGGCTTCGGTGACCGTGGTGTGGAAGGGAAAGTAACTACGATTCAATATGCTCGTGAAAACAATATTCCATTCTTCGGGATTTGCTTAGGCATGCAAGTAGCTGTCATTGAGTTTGCACGTCATGTTTTAAACATGAAAGATGCTCATTCTACTGAATTTGATCCGGAATCTGAGTACCCTGTAATCGACTTGCTGCCAGAGCAGAAGGATGT
The DNA window shown above is from Desulfuribacillus stibiiarsenatis and carries:
- a CDS encoding rhodanese-like domain-containing protein, which gives rise to MLKKLLNMKALLLILMLGLALTLTGCEELEAMSAGASAPTKQVQVPAGITNAVPIKAHLNYVTTEEVMVLMKSVKPASAARTKYEQAPPEWNFVLVDSRPFGKYAEGHINGAINIPEEEFEKFKDRLPTDKNTKLIFYCGGWACPLSSASAEKAIALGYTDVSVFQAGTDHGWSLTNNYYVITPEYLAPKIQNAYMSDVNKKPFKLIDARPYTSYFESHIPMAYPMDDELFSKKYLSTMPTDKSTEIIIYCGGFFCSKSHNVAKELTALGYTNVKVLAGGLPAWKEAKLPTFGTATGGVSFDINAGKKDPGLTPIDWKAAYDKGGVIVVDVRTADERAAGAIPNSIHIPSGEINASPAVIAEKIADKNATILIHCASGARAAGVIDKFLDQGYKNAVYLKTGIKIAADGTFSF
- a CDS encoding rhodanese-like domain-containing protein, which translates into the protein MFKQNKAFKSLLIALSLILAVTLVGCGKTAEPVQQTPAPVATPEPAPAPAPEKPKLKAEDVVLERAKDFAAARHAGQSYMIAAKDASEKIAAGNIFVLDVRSAEDFEKGHIAGAFNVSFVGGELATLLDRLPQDKEIYVLCYSGQQANQVNAALNVAGFNSKAITGGAGSWTKAELTLPETGANPLSAAPAASEPTTDADKLAWEKVEGYLGSVISAETSNFIAPAKLHEELTASADKYYVVDIRVPKADNYDQGHIEGSHFYSWEDMEKKMAEFPMDKKIVVGCWSGNNAGQAVALLRMNGYDAHLLTSGIDNGWLQKTKPEAERKPLPLVK
- a CDS encoding rhodanese-like domain-containing protein, translating into MKEKSYEILTKCIRLTVIMLLLLSLTMVGCNKQGQETKAELSPVKQEQPNTSAASQELKVDEFAILQAAAQEYVQRPLMLMSTDEVYQKAVVEKNSEYQLISTRYEEDYNRGHIEGAEWITRTEFAKEETLNRIDKNRKTILYCYTASGATYVSAMLNLMGYEAYGMSIGMTEWTANREVAGTQRTPVAIENYPIESAEYQLQQTYPLPKLTTGKTSVEEIVHEMGMNYFASGKARWISAEEIKVAYDTDALEEFILIDVRDKSKYDKGHVPKAVNIAYRQTMDMTNLQKLPTDKKLIIISEDGQSATQIAALYSFLGYDARTMLYGMLAWSNDPNVVGTSLWKGPRNYPWVGSVKP
- the rpoE gene encoding DNA-directed RNA polymerase subunit delta; this encodes MLDDFKVLMTDEEVQNASYVDLAYEILRSSGNTFHYKDLLLEIGRRKGLAQENLENVMATIYSEINIDGRFVAAGQNVWGLKRWYPSEKQSKTGPIPKRFKRNDDDYDDYDLDDDFYMDDDYSPDIEDEDNDINDGFDDIDAIDDDADDFVIGTDDEDVPADLEDDLDEDLADELDPDLDDDFNDDDVDDEDELFEDDEDDDR
- a CDS encoding CTP synthase codes for the protein MTKYIFVTGGVVSSLGKGITAASLGRLLKNRGLRVIIQKFDPYINVDPGTMSPYQHGEVFVTDDGAETDLDLGHYERFIDVNLSKFNNVTSGKVYWSVITKERKGDYLGGTVQVIPHITNEIKERIFMAAKETNPDVVITEIGGTVGDIESLPFLEAIRQIKSNIGRENVMYIHVTLLPFLQKAGEIKTKPTQHSVKELRSIGIQPTVIVTRTEQKISDELKAKLAQFCDIDQKAVIQACDAETLYEVPLNLQEEGLDEYVVQYLGLKCEKKADMQEWKQLVDRVKNLQKTVRIAIVGKYVALHDAYLSVAEALNHAGIHHDYKVEIEWVHSEDVTKETVATYLKGVDGILVPGGFGDRGVEGKVTTIQYARENNIPFFGICLGMQVAVIEFARHVLNMKDAHSTEFDPESEYPVIDLLPEQKDVEDKGGTMRLGLYPCKIIEDTKAFAAYQDELVYERHRHRYEFNNRFREDLEAKGMVFSGTSPSGRLVEIVEITDHPWFVASQFHPEFTSRPNRPQPLFRDFVQASIMKKEKCNE
- the ftsW gene encoding putative lipid II flippase FtsW produces the protein MQVQRKLPDFFLLTIALLLTGFGLVAVYSASFAIGYENYHNANFFFVKQLMWATLGIGVLFFTMNIPYNFFRKLSPLMFLGVFVLLVLLIIPGVGIERNYATRWIGIGPLVVQPSEVLKVVICLYFPYLITKKIDVLDDFKKGVMPIIVLMGVCFLLIMVQPDFSTAAMIAFLTVALLFAAGVRIKHLFGVALAGVPFLLLMAIFKPYRVKRLFTFFNPEQADQLKEGYQIMHSLYAFANGGITGVGFGAGLQKLFYLPEPHTDFIFAIIGEELGLIGTIAIIILFALFFWRGLFIASRSEELYAKLAAIGITVMISFQAFVNMGITVGLLPVTGMTLPFISYGGSSLLITLFATGILLNISRYINRN
- a CDS encoding stalk domain-containing protein, yielding MKKIITVAVAALITMGIATYDVQVVEASPCEVDTPAPAKPATPAPAPAPAKPATPAPAPAKPATPAPTPAATPAVTTAAKVPVTNVDFKFLGKPGKASIVIIDKEVYVSVRSFAQALGSDVGWDANSKQVVIKGDVIGTPLEIRGQSGQKGITVNKKLFVMQRAVTNVDGTLYVRAHCIAGITGSIMKSPVKVTFAKNVLEFKE